From the Microaerobacter geothermalis genome, one window contains:
- a CDS encoding polyprenyl synthetase family protein, protein MRYKHIIPYLQEKTSWVENDLVYHLKEIDMPSRLRESMEYSLLAGGKRIRPALVFASIESLGKDPKIGLSVASAIEMIHTYSLIHDDLPSMDNDDYRRGKLTNHKVYGEAMAILAGDALLTMAFGTIMKTKVHYPDVRPEALLQLIEEISKYAGPYGMVGGQVVDIISQGEPGNLETLRYIHQHKTADMIICSVRSGAILAGASSEQLYHLTRFASSLGLAFQIQDDILDEIGNSERMGKTAGSDRSNQKLTYPSLIGIEASQEEVNLLVSEAKDQLKLAKILHPVLFDLADFLLHRES, encoded by the coding sequence TTGAGATACAAGCATATCATTCCATATTTACAAGAGAAAACCTCCTGGGTGGAAAATGACCTGGTTTATCATTTGAAAGAGATCGACATGCCGTCACGATTAAGGGAATCTATGGAATACTCTTTACTGGCAGGTGGGAAGAGAATTCGTCCTGCCCTTGTATTTGCTTCCATTGAATCCCTTGGAAAAGATCCCAAAATAGGGTTATCGGTTGCAAGTGCCATTGAAATGATTCATACCTATTCACTCATTCATGATGATCTGCCATCTATGGATAATGATGATTACCGTAGAGGAAAGTTAACCAATCATAAGGTTTATGGTGAAGCGATGGCTATTTTGGCTGGGGATGCTCTTTTAACCATGGCCTTTGGGACCATTATGAAAACAAAGGTTCATTATCCCGATGTACGTCCGGAAGCACTTCTTCAATTAATAGAGGAAATTTCTAAATATGCCGGTCCTTATGGAATGGTTGGAGGTCAGGTGGTTGACATAATTTCTCAAGGGGAACCCGGAAATTTGGAAACCCTCCGCTATATTCATCAACACAAAACTGCGGATATGATCATCTGTTCCGTCAGATCTGGAGCGATTCTCGCTGGAGCCTCCTCGGAGCAATTATATCATTTAACCCGTTTTGCATCCTCCCTTGGATTAGCGTTTCAAATTCAGGACGATATATTGGATGAAATTGGAAATTCTGAGCGAATGGGAAAAACTGCTGGAAGTGATCGATCCAATCAAAAGTTAACCTATCCATCACTTATCGGAATAGAAGCCTCCCAGGAAGAAGTAAATCTTTTGGTGAGTGAAGCAAAGGACCAATTAAAGTTGGCGAAAATCTTGCATCCTGTACTTTTCGACTTGGCTGATTTTTTGCTTCATCGGGAATCTTGA
- a CDS encoding TlyA family RNA methyltransferase, protein MTKKKERLDVLLVEGGHFSSREQAKRAIMAGLVFVNNEKSDKPGMKVSSDVKIRVKSPLHPFVSRGGLKLQKAIEQFHIDFKDKVVIDIGASTGGFTDCALQYRAKKVYAVDVGYGQLAWSLRQDPRVIVMERTNFRYLKKEDLSGEPPDVATIDVSFISLSLIFPVLAEILRKPGEMIALIKPQFEAGREHVGKNGLVKDPKIHYQVIKKVIHQADKSGFRLQGLHYSPIKGGEGNIEFLYFGRYNPENWNLEEVYLDDHIKNVVKAAHNNLSDS, encoded by the coding sequence ATGACAAAGAAAAAGGAAAGATTAGATGTCCTCCTTGTGGAAGGAGGACATTTTTCCAGCCGGGAACAAGCCAAAAGAGCAATAATGGCAGGTCTTGTTTTCGTTAATAACGAAAAATCAGATAAACCAGGTATGAAAGTTTCCTCAGATGTGAAAATCCGGGTAAAAAGTCCACTTCACCCCTTTGTTAGCCGTGGCGGATTAAAACTGCAAAAAGCCATCGAGCAATTTCACATTGATTTCAAGGATAAGGTGGTCATTGATATTGGTGCATCAACCGGAGGTTTCACGGATTGTGCATTGCAATATCGTGCCAAAAAAGTATATGCGGTAGACGTTGGTTACGGACAGCTGGCATGGAGTTTACGGCAAGATCCAAGGGTAATTGTGATGGAAAGAACCAATTTTCGTTACCTGAAAAAGGAGGATCTATCGGGAGAACCTCCTGATGTGGCTACAATTGATGTATCCTTCATTTCATTAAGCTTAATTTTTCCTGTTCTTGCGGAGATTTTACGGAAACCTGGAGAGATGATCGCGTTAATTAAGCCGCAGTTTGAAGCAGGGAGAGAGCATGTAGGGAAAAATGGACTGGTTAAGGATCCGAAAATCCATTATCAGGTAATAAAAAAAGTGATTCATCAAGCTGATAAATCAGGTTTTCGTCTTCAAGGACTTCATTATTCACCTATCAAAGGTGGTGAAGGAAACATTGAATTCCTTTATTTTGGTCGATACAATCCAGAGAATTGGAATCTTGAAGAAGTTTACCTGGATGATCATATTAAAAATGTCGTAAAGGCAGCACATAACAATTTATCCGATAGCTAG
- the recN gene encoding DNA repair protein RecN: MLLIVSLICFKINPLILYVKWVVVLLIELSIRNFAIIKELRISFFEGFHVMTGETGAGKSIIIDALSLLLGGRGSQEYVKHNEEKAEIEGLFELRQGHTLLSLLDSYGIQMDEDDLLIVKREINKQGKSIIRINGQLVTLAMLKEVGPQLLHIHGQHEHQELLKSDKHLAWLDHYAGLSLFQLKREYRHLFDQYKALIKELKELTANEQSLIQRLDLLQYQLNEIQEARLIPNEDEILMQKKQKLVHREKIYHGVNEAYQYLSGEQKGLEWIGQAVSSLESILYYDETLREIFESLQSSYYIMEDVASELRRYIDSMDFESNELQEIEERVHLISTLKRKYGSTVNDVLEYADRIKKELDMIQHKDLRIGELKTKIETLEKRISQKAKELTGVRKKVAQQLEKAVLKELFDLHMEKTKFSVSIISEENPGEFTSDGRDKVEFLISPNPGEPLRPLAKIASGGELSRIVLALKRLLADADQVDTIIFDEVDTGISGRVAQSVAEKLALVAKNRQVICITHLPQVASFADVHYTIIKQMTRDDTYTSVRQLTEDERIEELARMLGGAEVSDVTRQHAKELLERGNEIKLRAM; the protein is encoded by the coding sequence TTGTTACTGATCGTTTCCTTGATATGCTTTAAGATAAACCCTTTAATTCTTTATGTAAAGTGGGTGGTGGTTTTGTTAATAGAACTTTCCATTCGAAATTTTGCGATCATTAAGGAACTTCGCATTTCTTTTTTTGAAGGGTTCCATGTGATGACAGGGGAAACCGGTGCAGGAAAGTCAATTATTATTGATGCGTTGAGTCTTTTATTGGGTGGTAGAGGATCACAAGAATATGTAAAGCATAATGAAGAAAAGGCAGAAATTGAAGGATTGTTTGAATTAAGACAAGGCCACACGCTTCTTTCTCTGTTGGACTCATATGGAATTCAAATGGATGAAGATGATCTCCTTATCGTTAAACGCGAAATTAACAAACAGGGTAAAAGTATAATTCGGATTAACGGTCAGCTAGTTACTTTAGCCATGTTAAAGGAAGTGGGTCCGCAACTGCTACATATTCATGGACAGCATGAGCATCAAGAACTTTTGAAGTCAGACAAGCATCTAGCCTGGTTGGATCATTATGCAGGACTCTCACTCTTTCAGTTAAAAAGAGAATATCGCCACTTATTTGACCAATATAAAGCTTTGATCAAGGAGTTGAAAGAACTGACTGCTAATGAGCAATCTTTAATACAGCGTTTGGATTTACTTCAGTATCAGTTAAATGAGATCCAGGAAGCAAGATTAATCCCAAATGAAGATGAAATCCTCATGCAAAAAAAACAAAAGCTGGTACATCGAGAGAAAATATACCATGGGGTCAATGAAGCTTATCAATATTTATCCGGTGAGCAGAAAGGATTAGAATGGATTGGCCAAGCTGTAAGTTCTTTAGAATCCATTCTTTATTATGACGAAACCCTAAGGGAAATTTTCGAATCCTTACAGTCCTCATACTATATCATGGAAGATGTAGCAAGTGAACTTCGTAGGTATATTGATTCCATGGATTTTGAATCAAATGAGCTGCAGGAAATTGAAGAAAGGGTACATCTTATTTCAACGCTGAAGAGAAAGTATGGGTCAACTGTAAATGATGTGTTAGAATATGCGGATCGTATAAAGAAAGAATTGGATATGATTCAGCATAAAGATCTAAGGATAGGGGAACTAAAAACGAAAATTGAAACGTTGGAGAAACGGATCAGTCAAAAAGCAAAGGAACTTACCGGTGTTCGAAAGAAAGTTGCCCAACAACTTGAAAAAGCGGTTCTGAAGGAATTATTTGATCTTCATATGGAAAAAACCAAATTCTCCGTAAGCATAATAAGTGAAGAAAATCCGGGAGAATTTACTTCTGACGGAAGGGATAAAGTTGAATTTTTAATTTCACCCAACCCTGGAGAGCCTCTTCGTCCTCTTGCAAAAATTGCATCTGGCGGTGAATTATCCAGAATAGTACTAGCGCTGAAACGTTTATTGGCAGATGCTGACCAAGTGGATACCATCATTTTTGATGAGGTGGATACAGGTATTAGCGGTAGGGTTGCTCAATCTGTCGCTGAAAAATTGGCCCTGGTAGCCAAGAACAGACAAGTGATATGTATTACTCACCTTCCCCAGGTTGCTTCGTTTGCCGATGTACATTATACGATCATAAAGCAAATGACTCGGGATGATACTTACACTTCTGTTCGGCAGTTGACTGAAGATGAGCGAATTGAAGAGTTGGCCAGAATGTTGGGGGGCGCAGAGGTGTCTGATGTCACCCGGCAACATGCCAAGGAATTGTTAGAGAGAGGAAATGAAATAAAGCTGAGGGCGATGTGA
- the xseA gene encoding exodeoxyribonuclease VII large subunit, with product MDDQNIFSVSDLNRYLKERLEADSLLNDIWIRGEISNFTHHRSGHMYFSLKDEGSRIKAVMFAGANRKLLFMPKEGQKVIVRGNVSVYERDGQYQLYCKEMQADGIGSLYLAFEQLKEKLQTEGLFDPVHKKELPKFPKTIGVITSPTGAAIRDIVTTIKRRYPLANILLYPVLVQGTEAPQSVARAIQLSNERSEVDLLIVGRGGGSIEELWAFNEEIVARSIFLSRIPVISAVGHETDTTIADFVADIRAATPTAAAEIAVPHIRELKDKVLHYRLQLQRTLLNVLGDKRKQLDGLKKSYVFKRPKDRVEQAAQRVDQLNSRMMSALQRNLEKKRTKLVQLNLMLGKQNPRYKVGYTRKQLEYLRKTLSKAIIADLKDKKKQLYYTLAKLDALSPLKVMQRGYSLVYNENHELVKSVQKVSPGDIVKVKMIDGQLDCQVWGIEEEVNYGKANKDG from the coding sequence ATGGATGATCAAAATATTTTTTCTGTTTCTGATTTAAATCGATATTTAAAAGAACGATTGGAAGCAGATTCGCTATTAAATGATATATGGATACGGGGAGAAATCTCTAACTTTACTCATCACAGAAGCGGTCATATGTATTTTTCCCTAAAGGACGAAGGGAGCCGGATCAAGGCGGTTATGTTTGCAGGGGCAAACCGCAAGCTTCTTTTTATGCCCAAGGAAGGGCAAAAGGTGATCGTTCGCGGTAATGTTTCTGTTTATGAGAGGGATGGGCAATACCAGTTATACTGCAAAGAAATGCAGGCAGATGGTATTGGAAGCTTATACTTGGCCTTTGAGCAACTAAAGGAGAAATTGCAAACCGAAGGACTTTTTGATCCCGTTCATAAAAAAGAACTACCAAAGTTCCCCAAAACAATTGGTGTCATTACATCTCCGACAGGTGCAGCGATTCGGGATATTGTGACAACCATTAAGCGGCGTTATCCTTTGGCCAATATTCTTCTTTACCCTGTTTTGGTGCAAGGAACCGAAGCTCCTCAGTCTGTGGCCCGTGCCATACAATTAAGCAATGAAAGAAGTGAGGTAGATCTCCTGATCGTTGGTAGGGGAGGGGGTTCAATAGAAGAACTTTGGGCATTTAATGAGGAAATTGTGGCAAGAAGTATCTTTCTTTCTCGTATCCCGGTCATTTCTGCAGTGGGACATGAAACCGATACAACCATCGCTGATTTTGTGGCTGATATCAGGGCGGCTACCCCTACTGCTGCCGCAGAGATTGCTGTTCCCCATATCCGTGAATTAAAAGATAAAGTTCTTCATTATCGTCTCCAACTGCAAAGAACTCTGTTGAATGTCTTAGGAGATAAAAGAAAACAGTTGGATGGATTAAAAAAATCATATGTGTTTAAGAGACCTAAAGACCGGGTTGAACAAGCTGCCCAGAGGGTGGATCAGTTAAACAGCCGCATGATGTCTGCTCTCCAAAGAAATCTGGAAAAAAAGAGAACGAAATTGGTTCAGCTAAATCTTATGTTGGGAAAGCAAAATCCCCGTTACAAGGTCGGTTATACAAGAAAACAACTGGAATATTTAAGGAAAACATTATCTAAGGCAATCATAGCTGATTTAAAAGATAAGAAGAAACAATTATATTACACTCTGGCCAAACTGGATGCGTTAAGTCCTTTAAAAGTGATGCAAAGGGGATATTCTCTAGTATATAATGAAAATCATGAGTTGGTAAAATCTGTTCAAAAGGTTTCTCCGGGAGATATTGTAAAGGTAAAGATGATTGATGGACAGCTGGATTGTCAAGTGTGGGGGATTGAGGAAGAGGTGAATTATGGAAAAGCAAACAAAGATGGATGA
- the xseB gene encoding exodeoxyribonuclease VII small subunit: MEKQTKMDEMSFEEALSRLEKVVESLEDGDVSLEVAIELFQEGMQLSKLCTKKLESVEQRIEMLIEKEGDMEKVPFRLEEEQD, encoded by the coding sequence ATGGAAAAGCAAACAAAGATGGATGAAATGTCCTTTGAGGAAGCTCTATCTCGTTTAGAAAAGGTAGTCGAATCCCTTGAGGATGGGGATGTGTCTTTAGAAGTGGCTATTGAGCTTTTTCAAGAAGGAATGCAGCTTTCAAAATTATGTACAAAAAAATTGGAATCGGTTGAACAGCGTATTGAAATGCTTATTGAGAAAGAAGGGGATATGGAAAAGGTACCTTTTCGTTTAGAGGAGGAGCAAGATTGA
- the folD gene encoding bifunctional methylenetetrahydrofolate dehydrogenase/methenyltetrahydrofolate cyclohydrolase FolD: protein MSGVIISGKVLAKEMRETMKSEVEELKKAGIIPGLTVILVGNNPASLSYVKAKRKACQEVGMYSELIHLPESTTQDELLGKISELNKNPKIHGILVQLPLPEHIEEKAVIAAISPYKDVDGFHPINVGNMVIGDSCFLPCTPHGIIKMIEKTGIEISGKHAVVIGRSNIVGKPVSLLLLQKNATVTICHSRTNHLKEITRRADILIAAVGRPKMITKEYVSPGAIVIDVGVNRIENGTLVGDVDFEEVRKIASYITPVPGGVGPMTITMLLSNTIKSAKQFPA from the coding sequence ATGTCTGGAGTGATCATAAGTGGAAAAGTATTAGCGAAAGAAATGCGTGAAACCATGAAATCGGAAGTGGAAGAACTAAAGAAGGCGGGTATTATTCCTGGCTTGACCGTCATTTTAGTTGGGAATAATCCGGCCTCTCTTTCTTATGTCAAAGCGAAGAGAAAAGCATGTCAAGAAGTAGGTATGTATTCCGAATTAATTCATCTTCCTGAATCGACTACCCAGGACGAGCTGTTGGGAAAAATATCGGAATTAAATAAAAATCCAAAGATCCATGGAATATTGGTCCAACTTCCTTTGCCTGAACACATTGAGGAAAAAGCAGTAATTGCCGCCATTTCACCCTATAAAGATGTGGATGGTTTTCATCCGATTAATGTAGGAAATATGGTTATTGGTGATTCCTGCTTTTTACCTTGTACACCACATGGTATTATTAAAATGATTGAAAAAACCGGAATAGAGATTTCAGGAAAGCATGCCGTGGTCATTGGCAGAAGCAACATTGTCGGGAAACCTGTTTCTCTTTTATTACTGCAAAAAAATGCAACTGTAACCATTTGTCATTCCAGAACAAATCATTTAAAAGAGATCACACGACGAGCAGATATTTTAATTGCTGCAGTTGGACGTCCGAAGATGATTACCAAGGAATATGTATCACCTGGAGCTATTGTGATAGATGTAGGGGTTAATCGCATCGAGAATGGAACTTTGGTGGGAGATGTTGATTTTGAGGAAGTAAGGAAAATCGCGTCATACATCACTCCAGTGCCTGGTGGGGTGGGTCCCATGACCATTACCATGCTGTTGTCAAACACCATTAAATCGGCTAAGCAGTTTCCTGCTTAA
- the ahrC gene encoding transcriptional regulator AhrC/ArgR, translating into MNKGQRHIKIREIISTFDIETQDELVERLKEAGYNVTQATVSRDIKELHLVKVPTANGQYKYSLPADQRFNPQQKLKRLLLDSFVSIDRANNLIVMKTLPGNAMAIGALIDHLEWHEVMGTIGGDDTILIICRSEEASQIVTDRFLDML; encoded by the coding sequence ATGAATAAGGGTCAAAGGCACATAAAAATCAGGGAAATCATATCGACATTTGACATCGAAACGCAGGATGAACTAGTAGAAAGGTTAAAGGAAGCGGGTTACAATGTTACACAAGCAACTGTCTCAAGGGACATTAAAGAACTTCATTTGGTGAAAGTACCGACTGCAAACGGGCAGTACAAATATTCTTTACCTGCAGATCAACGATTTAACCCACAGCAAAAATTAAAAAGGCTCCTCCTTGATAGCTTTGTTAGTATTGACCGTGCAAACAATTTGATTGTGATGAAAACACTTCCAGGAAATGCCATGGCCATCGGGGCTTTAATTGATCATTTGGAATGGCATGAGGTGATGGGAACCATTGGTGGAGATGATACTATTCTCATCATCTGCCGATCAGAGGAAGCTTCGCAAATTGTTACTGATCGTTTCCTTGATATGCTTTAA
- the namA gene encoding NADPH dehydrogenase NamA, whose translation MVALLFQPLMIKNMTIKNRIMMSPMCMYSATLDGKPTNWHFIHYPTRAIGGVGLIMLEATAVEPRGRISNRDLGIWDDKHIDGLRRIVDLCHENGSKVGIQLAHAGRKCVVPGEKIVAPSSIPFNSDSPTPEELTEEEIEKIIKAFADGARRAKEIGLDVVEIHGAHGYLIHEFLSPLTNSRSDQYGGPLENRMLFLRKVIRSVKREWGEERPLFLRLSASDYAKGGITIEDTISIAEAAYEEGVDLIDVSSGGLLPITVPVYPGYQVGFSEAIKKKLNQPTATVGLITTPELAEEILFNGRADLIALGRELLRNPYWPLEAARMLNHEIQWPEQYNRAKK comes from the coding sequence ATTGTGGCTCTCTTGTTTCAACCGTTGATGATTAAAAATATGACCATAAAAAACCGAATCATGATGTCTCCAATGTGTATGTATTCAGCAACTTTAGATGGAAAACCAACGAATTGGCATTTCATACATTATCCCACAAGGGCCATTGGTGGCGTTGGTTTGATCATGTTGGAAGCGACTGCTGTTGAACCCAGGGGTAGAATCAGCAATAGAGATTTGGGAATCTGGGATGACAAACATATTGATGGATTAAGACGGATCGTAGATCTTTGTCATGAAAATGGAAGCAAAGTAGGCATTCAATTGGCGCATGCTGGGCGGAAATGCGTTGTTCCCGGTGAAAAAATTGTAGCCCCCAGTTCGATTCCGTTTAATTCTGATTCCCCAACTCCTGAGGAGCTAACGGAAGAAGAGATTGAGAAGATCATTAAAGCCTTTGCGGATGGAGCAAGAAGAGCTAAGGAGATTGGTCTGGATGTTGTTGAAATTCATGGTGCTCACGGGTATCTTATCCATGAATTTTTATCCCCATTAACCAATAGTCGTTCGGATCAATATGGAGGTCCATTGGAGAACAGGATGCTATTCTTAAGGAAAGTAATCAGATCTGTTAAGCGGGAATGGGGAGAAGAAAGACCTCTGTTCTTAAGGCTATCAGCCAGTGACTATGCTAAAGGCGGAATTACTATAGAGGATACGATTTCCATTGCCGAAGCAGCCTATGAGGAAGGGGTGGATCTCATTGATGTGAGTTCCGGTGGACTTCTTCCGATAACAGTCCCTGTCTATCCTGGATATCAAGTGGGATTTTCCGAGGCGATAAAAAAGAAGCTAAATCAACCGACGGCAACGGTTGGCCTTATTACTACCCCGGAGCTTGCTGAGGAGATTTTGTTCAATGGTAGAGCTGATCTGATTGCCTTAGGGAGAGAACTGTTGCGCAACCCTTATTGGCCATTAGAAGCGGCCCGCATGTTAAATCACGAAATCCAGTGGCCGGAACAATATAATAGAGCCAAAAAGTAA
- the nusB gene encoding transcription antitermination factor NusB, with translation MKRREAREKAIQALYQMEMTKNSAEEAIASVIEAQGGEKDSYLFQLVEGTTHNLKKINDTLTPFLKGWAIHRLARVDRAILRLSVYELLFQKEIPVAVVIDEAIELAKKFGTEQSSKYVNGVLAEMSKTIREDKKSEH, from the coding sequence GTGAAAAGAAGAGAAGCTAGAGAGAAAGCGATACAAGCCTTATATCAAATGGAAATGACGAAAAATTCCGCTGAGGAAGCGATTGCCTCCGTTATTGAAGCCCAAGGTGGAGAAAAGGATTCCTATTTGTTTCAATTAGTGGAAGGTACCACGCATAATTTGAAAAAAATTAACGATACCCTGACCCCTTTTTTAAAAGGATGGGCGATTCATCGTTTGGCAAGAGTAGATCGAGCGATTTTAAGACTATCTGTTTATGAACTTCTTTTCCAGAAGGAGATCCCTGTGGCTGTTGTCATTGATGAAGCCATTGAATTGGCAAAAAAATTTGGTACTGAGCAATCAAGCAAATATGTAAACGGTGTGTTGGCAGAAATGAGCAAAACCATCAGGGAGGACAAAAAATCCGAACATTAA
- a CDS encoding NAD(+)/NADH kinase translates to MQGIGLAVNKGKPKAWIVARELVYLIEQRGIDVYLEPELAHHFERDDLALPITRFHEKIDKVFVLGGDGTLLGFARHFAPYNIPILSINLGNLGFLSEAEPEDLPRAVEQIIRNDFYIEKRMMLEAIIIRREEQLKNFIALNDVGISTGSFSRMITHTVYVNERYLGSFSGDGLIISTPTGSTAYSLSAGGPIVVPYIDLFLLTPVAPHSLTSRPMVLSADEKLRIKVDSTHQDIGLTVDGQLGFKLEVEDDIIIQKSPYVTSLIKWREHNFFEVIRKKLQGEN, encoded by the coding sequence ATGCAAGGTATAGGACTAGCCGTAAACAAGGGTAAACCCAAAGCCTGGATTGTGGCTAGAGAATTAGTATATTTAATTGAACAAAGGGGAATCGATGTATATTTGGAACCTGAGCTTGCCCATCATTTTGAAAGAGATGATCTTGCTCTTCCTATAACACGTTTCCATGAAAAAATTGATAAAGTGTTTGTCCTGGGCGGGGATGGCACATTATTGGGATTTGCCAGACATTTTGCACCATATAATATTCCTATCCTAAGCATAAATCTTGGGAATCTAGGTTTTCTGTCGGAAGCAGAACCTGAAGATCTGCCTCGAGCCGTTGAGCAAATTATCCGCAATGATTTTTATATAGAAAAAAGAATGATGCTTGAAGCGATTATCATCCGTAGAGAGGAGCAGCTAAAAAATTTCATTGCCCTTAATGATGTGGGAATCTCTACCGGATCATTCAGTCGTATGATTACACATACCGTTTATGTGAATGAAAGATATTTAGGTTCTTTTTCCGGAGATGGTTTAATCATATCCACTCCAACAGGATCGACAGCCTATTCCTTGTCTGCCGGAGGCCCTATTGTTGTTCCTTACATCGACTTATTTCTGCTTACTCCTGTTGCCCCCCATTCCTTAACATCAAGACCAATGGTGTTATCAGCAGATGAAAAGCTGCGAATCAAGGTGGATTCCACCCACCAGGATATTGGGCTGACGGTTGACGGACAGCTAGGCTTTAAACTTGAAGTTGAGGATGATATTATTATACAGAAATCTCCATATGTAACGTCCCTTATAAAATGGAGAGAACATAACTTTTTTGAAGTGATTCGGAAAAAACTACAGGGTGAAAATTAG
- the dxs gene encoding 1-deoxy-D-xylulose-5-phosphate synthase, with translation MLLNQIEDPKSLKQLNIQQLGTLASEIRRFLIEKLSVTGGHLAPNLGVVELTIALHYLFDSPKDKFIWDVGHQSYVHKILTGRKDLFDTLRQYQGLSGFPKRDESVHDVWETGHSSTSLSAAMGMALSRDLKGENHKIIAVIGDGALTGGMAFEALNHIGHEKKNIIIVLNDNEMSIAPNVGALHNYLGKLRTDQHYVKAKEELEHLLKKIPAIGGKLAKTAERIKDSVKYLLVSGVLFEELGFTYLGPIDGHNIQVLLKSLAQAGKTAGPVLVHVVTKKGKGYAPAEEDSYKFHGISPYKIETGKETKKPGTPSYSSIFADTLIQLAEEDKRIVAITAAMPNGTGLNKFAERFPERMIDVGIAEQHATTMAGGLSIGGMKPVFAVYSTFLQRAYDQLVHDICRQNLNVVFAIDRAGLVGADGETHQGVFDIAYLRHLPNMVLMMPKDENELSKMVKTAIDYNDGPIAFRFPRGNASQVPKKENLKPIPIGKWEILTTGSDAAIIAIGPMVAVAMEAYGKLLREGIEVRVINGRFIKPLDEMVLCQLAEENIPILTVEEASLLGGFGSAVLEYYANQGFHHQIVKNIGIPDQYIQHGSVSQLREEIGLTTEMIIQQIKSVTLRKRQRAL, from the coding sequence ATGCTACTAAATCAGATTGAAGACCCCAAGAGCTTAAAACAACTGAATATTCAACAGTTGGGAACCTTAGCTTCTGAGATCAGGCGTTTTTTAATTGAAAAACTATCTGTTACGGGTGGTCATTTAGCTCCTAATTTGGGAGTTGTTGAGTTGACCATTGCCCTACACTATCTTTTTGATAGTCCTAAGGACAAGTTCATATGGGATGTTGGTCATCAGTCCTATGTTCATAAAATACTTACGGGAAGAAAGGATTTGTTTGATACTCTTCGACAATATCAGGGATTGTCCGGATTTCCGAAACGGGATGAAAGTGTGCATGATGTCTGGGAAACCGGACACAGCAGCACTTCCTTATCCGCTGCCATGGGTATGGCGCTGTCCAGAGACTTGAAAGGTGAAAATCATAAAATTATTGCAGTGATTGGTGACGGAGCGCTTACCGGAGGCATGGCTTTCGAAGCCCTTAATCATATAGGACATGAAAAGAAAAATATTATCATTGTACTAAACGATAACGAAATGTCAATTGCCCCTAATGTTGGAGCTCTTCATAATTATTTGGGAAAATTGCGCACTGATCAGCATTATGTTAAGGCAAAGGAAGAATTGGAACACTTATTAAAAAAAATTCCTGCCATCGGCGGAAAACTGGCAAAGACAGCAGAGCGAATAAAAGACAGCGTGAAATATTTGTTGGTATCCGGTGTGCTCTTTGAGGAATTAGGCTTTACCTATCTAGGACCTATTGACGGACATAACATTCAGGTTTTATTGAAAAGCCTTGCTCAAGCTGGTAAAACTGCTGGACCTGTCTTGGTTCACGTCGTGACAAAAAAAGGAAAAGGATATGCTCCCGCTGAGGAGGATTCCTATAAATTTCACGGTATTAGCCCGTATAAAATTGAGACGGGAAAAGAGACAAAGAAACCAGGAACTCCTAGCTATTCATCAATTTTTGCAGATACTCTGATTCAGTTGGCTGAAGAGGATAAACGAATTGTTGCAATCACTGCTGCCATGCCAAATGGCACAGGGTTAAACAAATTTGCTGAACGTTTCCCGGAACGAATGATTGATGTCGGAATTGCTGAGCAACATGCCACAACCATGGCTGGTGGCCTTTCCATTGGTGGAATGAAGCCAGTTTTTGCTGTATATTCTACTTTTTTGCAGCGGGCATATGACCAATTGGTTCATGACATCTGCAGGCAGAACTTAAATGTTGTATTTGCTATTGACAGGGCCGGCTTAGTTGGGGCAGATGGTGAAACCCATCAGGGAGTTTTTGATATTGCGTATCTCCGTCATTTACCAAATATGGTATTGATGATGCCAAAGGATGAAAACGAACTGTCCAAAATGGTAAAGACAGCCATTGATTATAATGATGGACCTATTGCTTTCCGTTTTCCAAGGGGGAATGCATCGCAAGTTCCAAAAAAGGAAAATCTAAAACCAATCCCCATTGGAAAATGGGAAATCTTAACCACAGGTTCTGATGCAGCCATCATTGCGATTGGACCGATGGTGGCAGTTGCGATGGAAGCCTATGGAAAATTATTAAGAGAGGGTATCGAAGTCAGGGTAATCAATGGCAGGTTTATCAAACCTTTAGATGAAATGGTACTCTGTCAATTGGCAGAGGAAAATATTCCTATTCTTACCGTTGAAGAAGCCTCATTATTAGGAGGATTTGGAAGTGCCGTTTTAGAGTATTATGCCAATCAAGGATTTCATCATCAAATCGTAAAAAATATCGGAATTCCCGACCAATATATTCAACATGGTAGTGTAAGCCAATTAAGGGAGGAAATCGGACTGACAACAGAAATGATTATCCAGCAGATAAAGTCAGTTACCCTGAGAAAGAGGCAGCGAGCCTTATGA